AACAAGTCTAATTTGGCCGCGCGCAGAGGCAAGCAAAACCCATCGGCATATGGCACTTACCGTTGACAGCTTAACTTTCTCCGGATTGCGGCCAGCAAGAAATCGACGTGACCCTGCCTTGCTTTATTCAGACTGTGGTTAAAAGAAGCGGTTTGGCTGCTTGAGCCAGAGAGAGAATGCTACGTTTGCACCAACGAATGCCCTGCAATCCGCTCCAATATACGAATGGGAGACTTTTCAGGATTAACCAGAGCGTGAACAGGAACGATGAAGGTCTGTTCCAAAGCATACCGACCGGACAAAACTGCGTGCGGCACGGAATCTGTAAAACACATCCAGGTGGTAAGAGGAGGAATGGAAATTTGGATTTTATTGCAATTAGCCTGAAACCTTTCGCTCTCCTTCATGTAATCATGAAAGCGCAACATAAAACGGTCGTAAGCCGATTGGTTTTTAGGTTGGAGTCCGATGGCGCGTTTAAGAGCATTCATAACTCCGCCATGGTCTGCAGTGCTGGCAATTCGTTCCAATCCAGCGTCCTTGGCAAAGCTTTCCGCGAGTTGCGGGAAACGATCCGTCGTAAGCCAAACACGGGGTTCAGCAGGGTTGATGTTTGTAAAGCAGCGAAGAATCCGGGCACCGCGTGTGGGGCGGCTCGGAAAGGCATCCACGTGGAGCAAATCGTTTCGCTTATGCAATGATAGTTTGCGCCCTTTTTCCTCTTCAGGACGAAAACTCGCAAAGTCCAGCGCCCAATTTGAGGCATAAGGGGCAAGTGTTTGAGTGAGCAACCTGGTTATCTCCCCGGAAAAGTGGCGCATGATCTTGTGCAGACGTTCAGCATCTTCGGGCTGGTCGCTTAGGTTGCCTCTCAGCATATCCTGCTTGGGACGGTAGGAAATATTCTTGTGAATGCGGGCATCGCTTTGACGCTGTTGAAGCAGGAAGGTGCGATCAGCTTCGGGAAAATCGAAGGGTATCCCACGGAAGTAAAGTATCTGCCCGTCTTCCAACTGCTCGCAACACCAACGAGCGCGTTCAACACTCTCCACGGGATTTGCCCAGCCTCGCCCAGGCTCATAACCTGTAATCTGTTTCCAAGGGTGCTGGTTCAGATGCGACTGTTCAGATGCTCCGCCAGTTTCCGTCAAAACTTTGCCGTTCATAAGCTTATTCACATTTAATTGGCGAGGCGAAAAAACTTATGCCTCTTACGACATGAGAATCACACAGCTTGAGCGGGGATTAATCCACCAAATGAAACAGTGAATGCTGGCTAAATAAGCGCTCCGTTCAGAAGTATCCCTCGCGCTCGTTCGTAAACCAACTGCGCAGTAATTCCATGCAAACAGGCCAGCGGCTCTTTGAAGGAACAATAATCCTTCAGGCATGGCACGCAAGGCAAATTTGAAACCTGAATTACGTTCTGACGCTGTCCATAGGGTCCGGTGGCGTCGGGATTTGTTGGGCCGAAGAGCGCAATGATTGGTCTTTTCAAGGCGGCTGCAACATGCATTGGCCCAGTATCGTTGGTAATCACCAGTTCCGAAAGCCGGATCCACTCAATCATTTCCAACAAGGAAGTTTTCCCAGTAAGATCGACACAGCGTTCCTTATCCACCTGGGAGATTTCAGCACCAAGCATCTGGTCATCTTTGCTTCCGATGATGGCAATCTTCAAATCTGGTGACAATGAAAGCACGCGGCGTGTTAACTGTGCGAAGTTCTGAACGGGCCAACGTTTATTTAGCCAGCGGGCGCCCGGCAAAAGCGCAACCCAGCGCGCAGAGTTTGGCTTCCACTTCTCCTGCACCTGTGCACTGACGAGCGGCCGATCTGGCAACCACTTGAAGTCTTGATGCACTGGCACACCCAAAATCGGCAGCACAGACAAATACCTATCCACTGCGTGTGTTCCAAAAGACATTGACGGTGCCAGCAGGTCGTATGCTGCGTGGGCACCCTCGCGGTTATCGCCCAGGCCAATGTTGACATGTGCGTTTGCCAGCCAGGTGAAAATGCCGCTCCTTGCCAGGCCCTGCAAGTCGATCGCCCAGTCGAACCGCTTCCTCCTCATTTCACGAACACTGCCGTAAATCTCTGTCCATCGCAGTGGCGCACCCCATCGCTTACGATGAAACGGAATGATCCCCGTCAAATCAGGATCATCAGCCAGCAAGGGAA
The sequence above is drawn from the Pedosphaera parvula Ellin514 genome and encodes:
- a CDS encoding Kdo hydroxylase family protein — encoded protein: MNGKVLTETGGASEQSHLNQHPWKQITGYEPGRGWANPVESVERARWCCEQLEDGQILYFRGIPFDFPEADRTFLLQQRQSDARIHKNISYRPKQDMLRGNLSDQPEDAERLHKIMRHFSGEITRLLTQTLAPYASNWALDFASFRPEEEKGRKLSLHKRNDLLHVDAFPSRPTRGARILRCFTNINPAEPRVWLTTDRFPQLAESFAKDAGLERIASTADHGGVMNALKRAIGLQPKNQSAYDRFMLRFHDYMKESERFQANCNKIQISIPPLTTWMCFTDSVPHAVLSGRYALEQTFIVPVHALVNPEKSPIRILERIAGHSLVQT
- the waaF gene encoding lipopolysaccharide heptosyltransferase II, yielding MKILILKPSSLGDVVHAMPVLRLLKLHIPQSEIHWWLETGLVPLLADDPDLTGIIPFHRKRWGAPLRWTEIYGSVREMRRKRFDWAIDLQGLARSGIFTWLANAHVNIGLGDNREGAHAAYDLLAPSMSFGTHAVDRYLSVLPILGVPVHQDFKWLPDRPLVSAQVQEKWKPNSARWVALLPGARWLNKRWPVQNFAQLTRRVLSLSPDLKIAIIGSKDDQMLGAEISQVDKERCVDLTGKTSLLEMIEWIRLSELVITNDTGPMHVAAALKRPIIALFGPTNPDATGPYGQRQNVIQVSNLPCVPCLKDYCSFKEPLACLHGITAQLVYERARGILLNGALI